The genomic region CACTTCTGCTCCCAGTCCGGCCTGTTCACCTCGCCGGTGCGCTCGGTCCTGCTGGACATCCCGTCGCTGGTCGAGGCCGCGAAGCAGACCGCTAAGACGGGTGCGACGGAGTTCTGCATCGTTGCCGCCGTGCGTGGCCCGGACGCCCGCCTCATGAAGCAGATGCGCGAGGGCGTCGCCGCCATCAAGGCCGAGGTCGACATCCAGGTCGCCGCGTCGCTGGGCATGCTCACCCAGGAGCAGGTCGACGACCTTGTCGACATGGGTGTGCACCGCTACAACCACAACCTGGAGACCTGCCGGTCGTACTTCCCCAACGTGGTCACCACCCACTCGTGGGAGGAGCGTTGGGAGACGCTGCGGATGGTCCGCGACTCCGGCATGGAGGTGTGCTGCGGCGGCATCCTCGGCCTCGGCGAGACCGTCGAGCAGCGGGCGGAGTTCGCCGCGCAGCTCGCCGAGATCAACCCGCACGAGGTGCCCCTGAACTTCCTCAACCCCCGCCCCGGCACCCCGCTCGGTGACCGCCAGGTGGTCGAGGGCAAGGACGCGCTGCGGGCCATCGCCGCGTTCCGGCTGGCCATGCCGCGCACCATCCTCCGGTACGCGGGCGGCCGCGAGATCACCCTCGGCGACCTGGGTACGCGGGCCGGCCTGCTCGGCGGCATCAACGCGGTGATCGTCGGCAACTACCTGACCACGCTGGGTCGTTCGGCGAACGCCGACCTTGAGCTGCTCGACGAGTTGAAGATGCCCGTGAAGGCGCTGTCCGCGACGCTGTAGGAACGACATCCGGAAAGGACGACGTGACCGAGCTTGTCGAGGCCGTGCCGGCGCACCGCTGGTGCGACAGGTGTGGTGAGGACACGGCGACCGGTGGA from Micromonospora profundi harbors:
- the bioB gene encoding biotin synthase BioB — translated: MPEILDQARTQVLGDGVGLDEAGVLAVLNLPDEHLPAALQLAHDVRMRWCGPEVEVEGIVSLKTGGCPEDCHFCSQSGLFTSPVRSVLLDIPSLVEAAKQTAKTGATEFCIVAAVRGPDARLMKQMREGVAAIKAEVDIQVAASLGMLTQEQVDDLVDMGVHRYNHNLETCRSYFPNVVTTHSWEERWETLRMVRDSGMEVCCGGILGLGETVEQRAEFAAQLAEINPHEVPLNFLNPRPGTPLGDRQVVEGKDALRAIAAFRLAMPRTILRYAGGREITLGDLGTRAGLLGGINAVIVGNYLTTLGRSANADLELLDELKMPVKALSATL